In the genome of Bos mutus isolate GX-2022 chromosome 28, NWIPB_WYAK_1.1, whole genome shotgun sequence, the window ACGGTATTTCTCTCCGCCGTGTGTTAACCTGGCTGTTAGTTGGCACCTTTGGAGGCGTTTCCTCCCAGGCTGGCCCACTAGCTGGGTGCTGGTGAAAGTCCAGGATGAGACAGCCTGCTGGACTCAAACCCTTTCCTACCCAGGTCCCCAGGAAGCAGGGAACACAGCTGTCAGATGATTTCTGGTGCAATTAAATTTCATCCTATGGTGATAAACTATAAACCAGTCAGTGGACTGTGTAGCCAGGATGTTTGTTTTATCCCTTTTTATCatcacagatattttcttttatagacAGCTTATTCCAGTTGGGTTTGGCAAACTACATATTTTGCCTGCATCCCTGCCCATTTAGACAGTATTGATTTTGCCAACAAATTCATTCCAAATGATTGCCACACACAGTGCTGAAGTTCATGAAAACTCAACAGCTGTAATAATTGCATCGAGGTCTtggtttggggagggggtggtatttgcatttttttactctatcttttcctctttttcccttaATCTTTGGTATCCATCAAGTTTCCTTCTTGGGCTACAGTGCTTTTCcttccctttacttttttttgttcAGAATATTTGTCCAAATAGCTGAAACCATCATTGGCCGAGTTGCAGTCTGTCACTGGGCAGTAAGCCTCTCAAGATGGTGCCCAGTATTTTGTGCAGTTACCATTCTTGAGAACCTTAACAGTGGTCGGGTAGATATGGTTTCATGTGGCAGGGTCACCAAGCGTTGGCTTTAAAATATATGGCTTGTTTAGGGGTTTTGAGAAAAAACTTGATTGGCTCTTTGAGAACAGAAACTGTATGTATTCTGTTTAAAGCAGTGAGtgctttttatcattttatgtttGGAGAAATGAATGGCATAAGTAAATTACATTTTCTATTGACTTAACTCTTGATTTGAATGTTGGTTGTTTAAATTTATAAGTTGTTACCTTAATGtcctaaaattaaatttctttttcttttgcagtcaaagatgacTCAAATCATACTATAGGAGTGGAATTTGGTTCAAAGATAATAAATGTTGGTGGTAAATATGTAAAGTTACAGATATGGGACACAGCAGGCCAAGAACGATTCAGGTAGCTTTTTCTCTaacttaataataatatttgaaaacttgGTTTGAAATAATCAATTATGGTCTCTTAATGTATAtaatcccctcctccccaccacaggTTTTAGAAACTTCACCTGTGAAAGCTTTAAGACAAGCTAAAACTCCATTTTTCTCCATTCAGCATTGATTTATGGAAGAATACATTAGAatagtggtccccaacctttctggcaccagggactggtttcacaGAAGACAGTTTTTCTACAGACGAGGAGGGGGTATGGTTTAGGTGGTAATGTGAGCGATGGGAAGTGATGGGGAGTGGCAGATGAAACTTCACTGGCTGGCCCACCAGTTATATCCTGCTATATGCCCTGGGGGTTAGGGAATCACTTCCAAATGAACATTTTCTAATTTGGAGGATAATTTATTCTTTGAGACCTAGTGGCACATTAGGAGGTTATAGCATTGcacattaagaattttttaaatctctttgggGGTTGGTTTTGCTTTACATTAAACAgtcagaataccagaccacctgacctgcctcttgagaaacctgtatggaggtcaggaagaaacagttagaactggacatggaacaacagactggttccaaataggaaaaggagtacaccaaggctgtctattgtcaccctgcttatttaacttatatgcagaggacatcatgagaaacgctgggctggaagaagcacaagctggaatcaagattgccaggagaaatatcaataacctcagatatgcagatgacaccacctttatggcagaaaatgaagaggaactaagaagactcttgatgaaagaggagagtgaaaaagttggcttaaagctcaacattcagaaaacaaagatcatagcatctggtcccatcacttcatgggaaatagatggggaaacagtgtcagactttatttttggggggcttcaaaatcactgcagatggtgattccagttATGGTCTCTTAATGTATAtaatcccctcctccccacccgcttactcctttgaaggaaagttatgaccaacctagatagcatattcaaaagcagagacattactttgtcaacaaaagtccgtctagtcaaggctatggtttttcctgtggtcatgtatggatgtgagaattggactgtgagcaccaaagaattgatacttttgaactgtggtgttggagaagagtcttgagagtccctgggactgcaaggagatccaaccagtccattctgaaggagatcagtcctgggcattcattggaaggactgatgcaaagctgaaactccaatactttggccacattatgcgaagagttgactcattggaaaagactctgatgctgggagggattggaggcaggagaaggggacaacagaggatgagatggctggatggcatcactgactcgatggacatgagtttgggtaaacgacagggaggcctggcatgctgtgattcacagggtcgcaaagagtcagacatgactgagcaactgaactgaactgaaaacagtcCACAAAATATTCTCTCCTTAGCACTTTCGTTACACTCAAGTCATAATCAAAATTTGGAATAATAACTGCCAGATGACTGCAGATAAGTTCCGTGTTTGATATTCCATAACTACTGaagtgggctcagtggtaaacgaTCCccctgcaggaggtgtgggttcagtccctgggtagggaagatcccctggagaaggaaatggcaacccactccagtattcttgcctggaaaaatcccatagacaaaggagcctggcaggctacaattcatgggttcacaaaagaatcagacacaacttaaacACTAAACAACAACTAATAACTGCTAAAGCAGGAAAGTAGATTAATATTCTGGTTGTGTTTTTTGAGTTAGTACAGAAAGTCAAACAAAAGATATTCACAATTTCAAAATTCAGTTAAATAAAATTCAATCCTAGTGCAAGAATTTCACTTAAAAAGTCAGGTATagtattttaaatgcttaatAATTGTTTGCTTCAAAAAGTATCATAACTAGACTTCAAGCAagaatacaaagctacagtaatcaaagcagcATGGCATTGCACCGAAACAGACATGtggatcaacagaacagaacagagagcctagGAGTAAATCCACACAGTTAACCTTCCacaaagatggcaagaatatacagcagagaaaagacagtctcgtcaataagtggtgctgggaaaagggGACAGCCtcacgtaaaagaatgaaattaaaacattctctaacactgtgcacaaaaacaaactcaaaagggattaaagacctaaatgtgagaccagatactataaaacttctacAGGAAAATAGAGGtagaatactctctgacataagtcACAGCAGTATTTTTTGGATCCATGtcctaaaataatggaaataaaagcaaaaattttttaaatgggacctaattaaacttaaaagcttttccacagcaaagtgaaccataaacaaagcaaaaagacaacctacagactgggagaaaatacttgcagatGATACGACTGACAAGGGATTACTaaattccaaaatacacaaactcatacagttcaatattttaaaaacccgATCAAAAAAATGGGGAGAAaacctaaataggcatttctccaaagaagacatacagaggaccaataggcacatgaataaatgttcaacattgctaactattagagaaatggaaatcaaaactacagtgagatatcacctcacacttgtcagaatggccatcacaaaaaatctacaaacagcaaATGCTGAGGAAGGTGTGGAAAGGAAGGAACCCTCCTATGCTGCTGGccggaatgtaagttggtgcagacactaaggagaacagtgtggagattcctgaaaaaactaaaagtagggGCCCATTAGAGGGCAGGGTTAAGTGAAGCAAGGACTAGAAGGATGGGAGTTAATTGAAAGCTGCTGACCCTTATCTCTTCCCCCACATCCTCTTAGTTACTGACAGCCAGGTGTGTGTGTCTCAGGCAGAGGAAATGATTCTTCTCCACAGAAAAACAGCCACAAGGAAAAGGCTTAAAGGTACTAACATTTTGATTTCCCCAATGAAATAGCCCAATCTCTGTCCAGCCATCTCACAGTGGAGCCCCCCAATCCCACACATAAAGAGCATCTTTTACACGTTGGTATTCCTTGCTCAATATAAATGATCCATGGATCACCAGATATGTGAAGAAAGCTTCTAAAATAAAGAGCCCAAAATAAGTAAGAACTTTCAGGGAATagacaaaaactaaaaactactGTGTCCTCACAAGTAAGAGTAAAGTTTGcatcaaggaaataaaatttaaatttaaaaagagaaattaaaatcatgtATTGAATAGAGTAATACTCTTCCAGAAAGTTAAACAATAAACTCAaggtgagaaagagaagagacaacATAGAGGATCATCCAGAGTTAGTCCAGGAAGGCCAAGACCTGACCAGTAACGCCTTCctgaaggcagaggaggagacGAAAGAATAAAAGCAACAGTTGAAGATTTTCCACAGAAGGAAATGAGTCTATAAAATTCCATCTTATACCAAACACAGATGAGGCCAGGGTCTGCCATGTGAAATCTCAGAACGCCAGAGGTGGGCTGGAGATACCAGAGATTCTGAGAGGGAAAAGCAGGCACATCTCAAGGATCACTATGACCATTGCACTGGGCTtttcagcagcagcagttgaaagCTGGAAGATAATTACAACCTTGACTtcaaaactcaacatgaaaatgtttttccAACCTAAAATTGTACACTCAGCCAGACTCTCCATTAAGTATGAGAGTGAAATCAGAGTGTCTCCAGTGATACAACACGGAGTGGGCTGTAGAGCAGAGGGAGGAAGCAGGGGCCAAGGTAGAGGGGAAGGGCAGGCGGCACTGGGTCATCTGTCCGTGAAGCTGTGTGGCCCAGACGGGCTGTGTcatgaaagaggaggaggaagaggcactGGTGAAGCAGCTTCTGAGAAGTCTGGGTACAAAAGAATCCCCTTTGGAACAGTAGCAGGAGCATCCTGCTGCCTGCACCATGCTTGTTCAAGACGGGAAGTGCCAAGCATATTTTATTCTGCCCCTGGGAAAATCTAATTAACAGGGAAAGAGTCATGATTCAGGCGAGTGCTTACTGAAGGAAGACTCCAGGAGGTTGTGAGAATGGACGTGATGTACCTGGGTGGGCACTCAGTTCAGACTGGTGTGCCCCCAGGAGGGAGGGAGCATGAGCTGCACCgctgggcctggggcagggcgTGCAAAGGTCCCCTCAGTTCTGCGGGGGCCTCCCCCACTCCATGAGGGGCACACTCATCCCCAGCCTCATGGCCCCACCTCCTTATCAATACTGTGATACGGTTTTGGACAGAACAGCCCTTTGTGTCTGCTTTCAAATGTCGGtgtatcatttctctttagaGCGGTTTCTGTCATTGTATTGCAGTTGTCAAGGCAAAAAATGGGTGTTTTGCATGGGAGGCTGCTGCTCATGAGCAAGGGCTCTGCTCCCGTGAAAGTAAAAGCCTGTAACTCTTCCAGGTCTGTGACAAGAAGCTACTACAGAGGCGCAGCGGGGGCACTGCTCGTCTACGACAGTACCAGGTAATAACACCCCTGCTCAGCCTGTGCTCCCTGGGGTCTGCACCTCCCCATAGGCCGCTGGTGTGTCAGCAGACAGCAGAGGTGGGACTCAGCAAGACCTTCCGCCCTTTCCCTGAGGGTCTTGCAGGTTTTCAGAGCACCCCTTTACCATGTGAAACATGTTCCCAAGTTTCAGACGGATAAAGTATCTCCAGTGTCATTGTGTTTCCTTAAGGTTCACAGCTTGAAGCTTTGCATGTGGTAAATTGTTAGTAATTGTCCTCCATCAAGCACGGGCTCTATGCTGCGATggtctgagttcaaatcctggttcctGTCCCAAAGCAGTGTGAGCCCTCTGGACTGTAGTTTCCTTGTCTGTTCCACTGAGTCATGATGACCACATAATACTCGTGAGGCTGTTGGGTGGTTAAATTAGTTCCTATAAAGCTCTTGGCCCATCTTAAGGATCTGAGTGCACTGTCCTGCATGTAGCTGTCACCTTGGTTTcacaattaaatttaattaaaaattcagttccttggtCGGTCCTTAGAACATACGAGGATTTTGCCCTTAGATAAGAGCTGAACACAGTCCTGGAGGCAGACAGACCTGGTCAAGTCCTGGCTCTGcgtgtgtgactttgggcaacttaactagtctctctgggcctcaggtttCTCGTGTAAATGGGAGATGATAAGAgtgtgtcacaaagaatcagtgTGATAAATTCCTGTGAAACAAAGGACCATCATGTTGCACGGATTCGTCAAGTGACAGCAGTTAGCCTTAGGTCTTGCTCGCATGTTGTGTGAACCAAGACCCCAGTAAATACTGCACCCTGCTTGGGGAAACAACAGGTGGCAAGCTGACTCGCTGTGGCATCGCCCTGGAAACAAGGCGGAACACACCCTTAGCATGTGGTATGCTCTTGGGGCACCCAGGTCCTCTGAGCGCTTTGAAGGTTGTGGGCACTGCCCTGCGTGTGTAGAGGCGGTCTGAGTGGTGTGAGTGACTGGAAAGAGTTGCTAGCTTTATAAAATACATGTACTGTTCTCACAATCTTATATTACGCAGCCGAGAAACCTACAATGCGCTTACTAATTGGTTAACAGATGCCCGAATGCTCGCGAGCCAGAACATCGTCATCATCCTCTGCGGGAACAAGAAGGACTTGGACACCGATCGGGAAGTCACTTTCCTGGAGGCCTCCCGATTTGCTCAGGAAAATGGCAAGTGGCCTTTGACCTGTCACAGCTACTGGAGGTTTAAGATGAAGCTGTATTTAGGGAGTGTGAAACCTCCTGTTGTTTTTATTAGACATTTAGATATTTAGCATATTTTCACCCTGTTGCATTGTGCCTGCAGAGGTTGCTATGATGATAAAAGCTAATCTCTCTGCATTGTGATGGTGTTTCAGTTTAGGATCTTTAATATCACAGCTCTTGGTTTGAAGTGAAAattataacaatttttaaaggccCTAATCAGATaatgttatcatttttaaaatgaaatttgaagCTAAGTTGGTGAAATATTAGCTCTAAATAGAAAGTGAAGCAGTAGATGAGATACTGGACTTACTGGCTTTATTTTGCTTACATTAAATTTAAGTCATTTGGCTAAAGATGCCTTTGAAACTTGctgaatttttatttagaatacATAAGGATGACATATAAAATGAATGATTCCTTATAGACAGCAGAATGACGAGAattcagacattttaaaataactttaatttttagaaCCAGTCAGGAAATAAAATACCGCTAATAGCAACTTTCAATGGGACAAACAGGTTTTCTGCTAAGAAAATAAGCATGCAATAAAAACATAAGCCCTTATGAGTTTGTAAAGAAGCTGTTTAGAAATATGTAAGCTTAGAATTTTAATGTTCAAAAGGAATTTCTCTATCATTTACATGCACTCATTTTTACTAATAAGGAAACAAGTGTTTGGGGAGGTTGTGGTTTGCTCACAAaagcaaggagagaggccttCCCCTGGGTGAGTGACTGCCCGGTGGAAAGCGGAGGGCTCGTTCGTATAAGATCTCTCACTGTCAGGGACCACACACCATGTGGCCCCAGATGCCAGCACTTGCAGGCTGTATCTGTGGTGACCTGAAGCCCGTTGGAACGGAAGTTGCTGCTTTGTCTCATGTCAGCAGCTGGGTGCCTTCAGCCAGCCTGCTTCCCTACCAGCGTCCTGCTTGCTTAGTTTCTTCTTCAACACACTAAGTGCTAGCACACACTGCTAGTTACTTTTCAGAAAAAGTTGGAATTCttttaagacttaaaaaatatgtatgtattgacatttattgattttatatttgcaGAAATACCTGGTTATAAGGACAAAATTCTATTTTGTCTGCTAAGAGAATAATATATTAAGCATGTAGTTATGAGTTGAATAATTGTGGTTATCTTCTAAATATGGCTTCATGTTTTGTTTGATGTTGATTTTAGAGCTGATGTTTCTGGAAACGAGTGCACTAACAGGGGAGAACGTGGAAGAGGCCTTTGTACAGTGTGCaagaaaaatacttaacaaaattgAATCAGGTAAGAACTTCCCATTAATAAACTTTGCTTTAGCACATTCTCCTCTCTAGCTCAGTAGTGTCACTTTTCAGTATTTCCAGGAGTGATTTGGTCATGGAGTTTCCTCTCTCTACCTGCCGACCTGCAGTGGCCTCTTAGGGGTTTGAAGGTCTTGTCTGCACTGGAGGTGGAAGCTCAGGCCTCCTTCGCAGGGACTTCTTCAGCTGTGTGGTGGCAGGGAAGCAGCTGTGTGACGGGAAATGAGTTATGGGCACCTCGCTTAATGCTGCTGGTTACAGATCAGGCATCGTGGAAAATTTGTTTCTGAAGCTGACTGAGCATGTCACAGTAATAACCTGTCTCATTATTGTTCTACTTGTTGCTTCAgtgaaaataagtttaaaacaaCCCTACTATAGGCAGCTGACAAAATAATATGTAATCATTTAttagagttaatttttatttaaatatcaccaaaatcacatgtgggcattacatttttaattgattCATTTAACTGAATGCCTATTCTTTTCAGGTGCTAGGATACAAAAGTAAATTAATCCCAACCCTTGCCCTCAAGAAACTGCCTTTCAAGGGAAACactcaaaatataattataacaCAGTGTGGTGACTGCAGTAACTGAGAAGTACACCGGATCTTGGGGCCACACAAAGGAGAGCCTGCTTGTTTAGGAGGTGATATCAGGAAGAGCTTCTAGGAAGAGACACTGACTGAGCTCAGGCTTTCAAAGTGTGAGCAGGAGGAACCGGGCATGAGGGCGGGAAGGAGGGTAGGCCATCAGAGGGGCAGCATGAATGGAGATTGGGGGGAAAGTTGCAGTTACTAGAAGAGAAAGACCACAGTGGAGAATGGCAGGAGAGAAGACTGAGGAGAGGCAGCAGCCAGGCCAGTGATCTTCACCCAGGCTCGAACTTTGCTCCGTGGGTGACTGAGTCTCCACCTTGGCTGGACGCAAGAGTCGCCTGGGATACATACAACTTTTAATTCTAGGCCCCACCTCTGGAGATGCTGAGTTAAGATCTCagcatcatcattttaaaaaactgtcccGTGTGATTCTCATATTCTCCCAAGATAGAGGACCACTGCTGCAGGGCTGAGAAGCCACTtgagggtgggaggcagagagTGATATGGTCAGGTTGTGGCTGCAGACACATGGTGTGTGTAGGCATTCACATCAGTGACGGACCAGAG includes:
- the RAB4A gene encoding ras-related protein Rab-4A, with product MSQTAMSETYDFLFKFLVIGNAGTGKSCLLHQFIEKKFKDDSNHTIGVEFGSKIINVGGKYVKLQIWDTAGQERFRSVTRSYYRGAAGALLVYDSTSRETYNALTNWLTDARMLASQNIVIILCGNKKDLDTDREVTFLEASRFAQENELMFLETSALTGENVEEAFVQCARKILNKIESGELDPERMGSGIQYGDAALRQLRSPRRAQAPSAQECGC